The Solanum lycopersicum chromosome 6, SLM_r2.1 genome has a window encoding:
- the LOC101260442 gene encoding uncharacterized protein — MSILTRAPKNSWQPVMIADTTIHKYWLNWRFLLCCIWVLTSMIFAAILVKKYEGSRIRKNRNIEAQKTESSGLLYQDEVWRPCLKTIHPAWLLAFRVFAFLILLLLLILNVTVDGWEIFYYYTQWTFTLITIYFAIGSVLSMYGCYKYHNKIGIDGTDIERLDTEYDSQNSKYMRENAEAEQPSRQIAEFWEYVFQIIFQMNAGAVTLTDCVFWFILVPYLTIKGYKLNFWIINMHSVNVVFLLGDTALNCLRFPWFRIGYFFLWTGVYVIFQWVVHACISIWWPYPFLDLSSAVSPLWYLLVAFMHIPCYGVFVLVMKLKHHLLSKWFPQSYQCAR, encoded by the exons atGAGTATTTTAACAAGAGCTCCAAAGAATTCTTGGCAGCCAGTGATGATTGCTGATACAACAATTCATAAGTACTGGCTTAATTGGAGGTTCTTACTATGTTGCATTTGGGTTTTAACATCAATGATTTTTGCAGCAATACTTGTAAAAAAGTATGAAGGTTCTCGAATTCGAAAAAATCGAAACATTGAAGCCCAAAAAACAGAGTCCTCTGGTTTATTGTATCAAGATGAAGTTTGGAGGCCATGTCTTAAAACTATTCACCCTGCTTGGCTTCTTGCATTTAGAGTTTTCGCCTTTTTGATTCTTCTGTTGTTGCTAATCTTAAATGTAACTGTTGATGGATGGGAGATTTTTTACTATTACACTCA GTGGACATTTACGCTGATTACTATTTATTTCGCG ATTGGATCTGTTCTTTCGATGTATGGATGTTATAAGTATCACAATAAAATTGGTATCGATGGAACTGATATTGAGAGATTAGATACTGAGTATGattcacaaaattcaaaatatatgagGGAAAATGCAGAAGCAGAACAGCCTTCTCGTCAAATTGCTGAGTTTTGGGaatatgtttttcaaataaTCTTTCAG ATGAATGCAGGGGCTGTAACGCTTACGGATTGTGTTTTCTGGTTCATACTTGTTCCATATTTAACCATTAAAGGCTACAAGTTGAATTTT TGGATTATAAATATGCATTCAGTCAATGTTGTATTTCTACTTGGTGATACTGCTCTGAATTGTTTG CGGTTTCCTTGGTTTCGAATTGGATACTTCTTTCTGTGGACAGGAGTTTATGTTATTTTCCAGTGGGTTGTTCATGCCTGCATTTCAATCTG GTGGCCCTATCCATTCCTTGATCTTTCATCTGCAGTTTCACCTTTGTG GTACTTGTTGGTGGCATTTATGCACATACCATGCTATGGTGTTTTTGTTTTGGTAATGAAGCTGAAACACCATTTGCTTTCGAAGTGGTTTCCTCAGTCTTATCAGTGTGCAAGATGA